The region ATGAAAAAAAGTGCTGAAATTTTAGGGGGCAATTTGATTTTTGAAGAGCCCAAAAAAGGGGTCATCTTTAGATTAATGCTTCCCTTGTAAAAACTTTCATTCTCAGGGGTTACTTTACCATGGATCGTTATCTCAAAAGTATTCAGAGGAGATTCTTAGATTCGTCAAAAAAAAATGAGCTTCTTGTCATTCGACTAAAACTAACTTAGCTTTGTTATTAATTAAGGAGATATTAAGGATTTTCAGAACGTAAGCATTCTTGACCATGATTTCTGGCCTGATGTTTTTGGTTTGGATGACATTCATGAGAGATAACACTAATTTTATGCCTGCTGCATCAATCATTTTAGATTTTGTCAGGTC is a window of Verrucomicrobiota bacterium DNA encoding:
- a CDS encoding STAS domain-containing protein, which gives rise to MQYRLDYNISSGAMKITLNTDTLSTTVKAFQSEFIDKIQNDTRKWTHVTIDLTKSKMIDAAGIKLVLSLMNVIQTKNIRPEIMVKNAYVLKILNISLINNKAKLVLVE